The window GCCTCTATTGTTATTATACAGGATTGTCCTACCTTCCAATAGTGTTTccattcagcagaaaaaaaaagtgtccatAATGATATTCTTCTTTGGAAGTCCTCTGCTTCCTTCACACAGCCAATTTATAAGGAAACTAACTTTGCTGTCAAATAGATCTGTCTTCAGATTTCATACATGGCCTATTTTTTTGAtcttgcagcagctctgcaatttttttctctctgtcataTAAAATAAGTTGCAATAAATCACTCCCATTGAGATGCTAATGTTAGCACGTTGAAGGGAGCAATGCATGTACCACAGCGTTAACCACAGTGAGTACTGTGTTTCATAATGGCAGTGCTTGCAAAGATGAATCACCAGCAGGGAAAGCagttcaagaaaaagaaacacaaaaaaaaaaaacaaaccccaaaaccaaaagaaattcACTCCATCAGAAAGAACATCCAAGGAAGAGATGGGAGTGTAACTGGGAATGTATGTTTTGTAACATACATTTGAATATGCTGCTCACTGTATGGACTTGCTCTCACAAATCATGATCTGAAAAGTTTATTGAATAATGGGATACTCaggtttttcactgaaaatttatgggtttgttcatttttctcaCTGCTTCAAATGATGGTTGTACATCTTCCTGTAAAACAGCTTTTCACACATCAGAAGTTCTTAAGAATCTTTGTGGAGTtttgtatttcacattttctttaccCTTGCCCCACTAGACTAAACGATTGCCTGGGGAAGGATTATCTTTATTTGTGCTTTCTATCATCTACTATTCTGGGCCGCTAAACTCTGTGGGGACCTTCATGTGAATGCTTTCTTACAAATCATGTCCATCATCCCTCACTGACAGCAAAGGCAAGAAACACACCACCATAACACACAGgacagaacaaaacagaacagtgCTCCAAGACAGATATGATTCCCTTGAACTGCTTCCCACCCTCTGTGATGGTAAAGAGGGCGAGTCTTAAGTCTTCTCTTGTAGCTAGGGAGAGGCTGAAATACTTCTGCTATGCCATCAAGTATTGCATGTGTAGGCAGGGGGAGACTTTGCCAATGGACTGGGTGGCTTGCTACATTTTAAGAGCTTTATGAATTGTTAAAAAGCTCTTCCCCTCAGAATGACTCCAGGTGAACAGCAcacagtgctggcagcagcgtGCAACCCTCCTATTTTGGTATTCTAGTTGAATACAAGATgggcctggaaaagagaagacaagcacaatggcttttgagaaagCAGTCACCTTCTTTCCAACTTCTTAATGGTCAAGGCTCAAACAACTGGAGGGCCAGTCCAGGACCATTCTCTCAATCAGCCAGTCAGCTGGAAAATATCACTGTTCTTCACGTGCAAAGGGCTCAGCTACTACAGTGGTCCTTTTGCTCCTTCCTTCATTTTCACATCTTCTGTGAAGAATAAGTTATGAACTATATTAACCACAgacaagctgttttttttttttccctaagccCCAGCATAACAATCCAACCAATACTTGTCAAACACGTTTTCTCTCAATAGCAGAGAGCAACTCTAACCCTTGCCTTCATTCAGGAAACAGTGGATAGGAAGAGATAGAAATCAAAAGAATCACTATAACCTGAtgtttaaagctgttttcttaaGAACACCCAATGTAAGAACACCCAGAGTACCTTAAATTTCAAAAGGATGTTAGGGTATTCTGAGAGGGGAAAATATGTTCACATTTTAGAACACTGTGTATGTCTGAAAGTCAAACAAATCAGAACTACCTACAAATGAACAATATGATTTTCCCCTTGGTGGACTCTACCACTGTTTCCCTAAACGTTAAGAGTCAAAGCACCTTCACTATCAGCCCGGCACCTACCCTGTCACTGTACattcacattaaaaaaccctctttcCAGTGCGCGTTACTCATAAATGTGCTCAATCAGACTGATTCTCTGCCCCTTTATGCTCTATGGTGAATTAGGGAAGGGTCTGTTAAAGGATGATACAGGCCATTCTTTTGTGATGGTCTGCAGTTTTCTCTCccaatacattttctttttatttagcaCTTCCATTTTTATCCTGTGCTCCTCTTCGGCCATCTCACACTCTCTTtctatttgctgtatttttgccACATGAACTTCATTCATTTGGATTAACTGCAGTTGCAAAATTGACATTTGCTGATGATGTTCTTCCTCGTGCATCTTTTTCAGAGCACTTTCCTGAGATGCTTTACTTCTGTAGTTCTTATCTGCTGCTATTCTGACATCAGAACACGAAGGCTCAGGTTGGGAGGTACCTTCGCATACTGGGAAATGTACCAGCTCTTTCTCTTCGTCACAGAGTTCTCTATTTGAGACAAtaaatgactctgcaaaacaCAAGAGGAAAACGTATTATAGTATTCCCTTCTTGTCCCTCAAGAAACACAAACTTGTGATAATATAGTTATTGGAGTATACATCTAAACCTTGTGCTTCTGTACCATAGTACAGGAGCCACTACATAATGCAGTTCTGTTACAGAATACTAAGGGCATAATGGTCTGAACTGAACCACTTTGGGCTCTGTTGATAGACCTCCATGGCTATAACAGGAGCTCAGAATACTAAAGTGAATGTAGGCATTTATAAGTGGCCACATAAATTTAGGTGTCTGAGCCTGAAGCTGAACCTTAATGCAGCTGTTTAAGCCAAATGCATATGTGTCTTGCAATGTTTTTATGAAAGATCTGAGCGTCAGGTGAAGAGCTGCATCAACATTAATACCAAGAGACTGAGGTAATACTAGGAAGAATACTACTTATTCCTTCCTTATCGCTACTGTACATACTGTAAGTGCTGTGGCatatatttttaggaaaaaattatattattctAACTTTGAGAAAATTCTATCAATTCTACTGAAATAAGAGAAACTATTAATGGAATAAAATAGTAACCACTGCAAATAAGGGCCTCAAAAtacattcctttaaaaatcctgATTACTACTTATGGTAAATACAATTATGAAAGAGACATTGTAAGAATACTATCTAACAATGTAATTACTGTTGTCTTTTGAGCAAGGACAGTCTTCTGTGTACAATCCTGACATAATAAAGTTTGCAAGAAACCTCTGTAGCCACCCTCCATTCTGGTTTTGGATTATTCCTTCTGTATGCTTGCCAAACAAAGAAGAATGTAATGCTGAACTTTTTCAAAAAGGTCATTCTCCAGAGTGGACTGCAGTGTGAAATATGGCTCTACATACTCTTTTAGTCCTTGaaaacaaaggaggaaagaCCTACAGGGAGCTCTTGCAGCAGACAATTGTGTATCAGTTTGCTGCtggtgcctttttttcccctccaatgCTCAGACAATCTTTTTCCAACAAAATTATACTTTATAAAGGATCAAAATATCCTTGAGACTATTCTCTGGAAAGCCAGCACGATAGCTACTGTGACACTCGCCACAAAGTAGCAGATATGTCAaaaactggtgaaaaaaaacTGTGTAAAACCTCAGTTTAACTCCTGGGGGCCTAGGGAAATACACAGAGACTTGTACTATCATAGctctgaaattacttttctatAACCAGTAGTCACAGCTAAGTGAGAGATTTAGACTGCTGAAAGAGAATCACTGGCAAAATCACATACAAAACAATACTACTTGCATCATTACAGTAACGTTTGTACCTTGACTAGAAGCATCAGGCTGATATTCAGAATCTTCTTCTGGTGGGCTCTGCAAAAAGTACATTTGCTCAGGCATTATGCTGGCAATCTTCTCTTTCCCTATGATGTGAGTATTTATAAGTGGACTAATACTTCTCTTTACCTTCTCCCGCCTTTCATGTGCCATTATCTTTTTTGTCCGTGCCTTGATATTTTCCCAGCATTTCTTTAACTGTTTGAAGTCTCGCAGTGACACACTGGGCTGTGAATTATATTCATGAGCTAGTGCTTGCCAGGTACGTTGTTTCAGAGCAATAGTTCTTGCATCACTTTTTTTACATTCAAGCAcgtatttgtatttttcaactAATGCAAGCAGCACACTCTTCTCCACTTCTGAGAAGTATTTAGCAGGCTTTATTATCTcgttttgcattttttactgtttctccAAGAAGCCAACAATCCTATGAAAACAAtgttgaaagcaaaaaaacaaacacaaattagAACTGGTTACAGTATCAGGAAACTGCGTTTCAGCAAATAACTCCTAAGCATAGCTTCTGATTCTAACACAGCTCATTTTCTAAAACAGCTTGTGAATAGTCCTAGAGTACATAATGAAACATTCAGGTAAGATACAGTATAATTATATGCTGTTTCCTATTGCCACTTTAGTGGCTACACAGTTACAGAAGTAGTATGCCATAATGAGGAGAAGTTCCTTGTCTTTGATACCATTTGTCTTGATACAAAATACTTAGTATTCAATTAACTTAGTAACTTGTTGTTAATAACTTATTTTCCTATTCACTGCACTTTGTTACATTCAGGGAGTTGTGAAATCCAGCCCTTGATTGCTTCAGGTTTAAGTCTAAAGTGACCTTAAGCAGGTTTGGATTTCCTTTGGTACACAActttgccgacaacaccaagctgtgcggtgtgttcgacatgctggagggaagggatgccatccagagggaccttgacaggcttgagagctgggcctgtgcgaaccacatgaagttcaacaaggccaagtgcaaggtcctgcatgtgggtcagggcaatcccaagcatgaatacaggctgggtggagaatggattgagagcagccctgaggagaaggacttgggggtgttgcttgatgagaagctcacaaTGAGCCGGCAACATGCGCTTGCAGCCCGaaaggccaaccgtatcctgggctgcatcaaaagaagcgtggccagcaggtggaCGGAGgcgattctgcccctctgctctcttgagaccccacctggagtactacgtccagctctggggcccccaacataagaaggacatggagctgttagaggaagtccagaggagggccacgaagatgatcagagggctggagcacctctcctatgaagacaggctgagagagttggggctgttcagcctggagaagagaaggctccagggagaccttctagcagcctttcatcacctgaagggggcctacaggaaagccggaggctttttacaagggcatgtagtgataggacgagggggaacagagttaaaactggaagagggtagatttagattagatattaggaagaaattctttactgtgagggtggtgagacactggaacaggttgcccagagaagctgtggatgggCCTATTGTTTCCACTACTTCCCTCACATTACTTCAAGATGCAATAGATGTCACCATCAGATTTCctcttttcaatatttttttccttaactccACTGCACTAGCACTCTCTTCATGCCATCCTTGAAATTTCTTTCCCCCAAATGTCTTAATACTTACAGTTATTCTCACCTCTTTCAGTGAAGGCAACTACCTACATTTACAAAGAAAGCTAACAGACAAGCTAATAACAAAATGAGAAACCAACTCTGACATAAGAACAGGAGCTTTCTCAAGTAGCCCATGAAATATGGCAAAACCCAGCAAAACAAAGAGGAGTCAAAGAATAGAGGAGGCAGTAGAGCGAAGCCTAGAatagcaaaactgaaacaaagtgaACAGAAATAAGCAATAGTCTGAGTTTAAGGTAAGTATGTTAAGTCAGTAGCAGCAGCTAAGTTGTACTCTTACTGAAAAAGAGGCAACACTCAGTTTGTACCTTCTGTCACCCCTCAACTGGGTAATCACTAGACATGTACTGACTGGACAGCCAGCACCTGTCCAGTGCTGTCCAGTCACTGTTCTGCTGTCTCTTACCAAATGCTGTTGTCACGAGGACATGAGAGAGCTGGAGTTTTTGCAGCAGACAGGATTTGGGGGACAAAGGGAAAGATCCACAGGAAACCAGGCTTTCTTAGTTCTGCTGCTTGCAGAACAGCTTGTTTAtcttgcaagaaagaaaaaggtggaagaaggaagagagctGGGTGGCTGAGCATAAGGGATGGTTCCCTGATCCAGCATTTCCTCCATCACACTTTATCAAGTTATTTATTACTCTCTGTGAAAACTTAGTCACCCCACGATTCCAAACTATTGATCTGCTTTCAACAGCTGCTGAAATTACGTTCTTGGGACTAAATATCGATGCTTCAACCTGTCTTAGCCTCAGTTTCACTGAGGAACAGGATGAAAAGCAGTCCCACCAGCAAGTCATAAGGTCCAGGAGCTTATTACCCTGAAAAAACAGGATCAGAGGCTCTGTGCGATCAGCAATGACTCTGCCTTCTGTTGATGAATGTAAATCTAGTTTCTAGCTTTGAAAAGGTGTGAGAATCTCAGATCAAAAATCACGACATGTTTGTGTGTAGAAAAACCCTTTAAGTAGAAAAACAATGGATTTTCAAGAACTTTGGAGACTAAATTCAAAAAGTCAAACAATGATACTGGGACTTCTGGATTCCAGGTGCTAAATATTTAGCTACACAGACTGGCAGAGATCAACTGATgccagtaaatatttaaaacatttccaagTATGACTTCATATACATGAACAATCTCTGTACTAGGATAAAAGCTCATCTTTCATGGATGGAGCCACAGGAAACCCTTAAGTATCACTTTCATACCACACTAtcatttattgctatttttactGTGGTAGCATCTGAGATCCCCAGTCATAAGCTCAAACACTGTACatttaagaacagaaatgtaGGTCCTACTCTGAGAAGAAGATAATATATTAGTCTTTCCTTCCTCCATACAcattcctaaatattttttcctactcaTACACACTGTACTTGTGTTCTTTCCATGAAAAAGCCAGGATTATGATCTAGGATGCATAAAAGAACTCAAGAACTGGTGAAATCAGTTTAATGCACTtaatacacagaagaaaagagttCTTGAAGATTCTTTTCAAGATCTCACATGCTTACCCTGCTTGCTTCAATATATGAAAGTCCATTTTCAATTAGGTGAAAAGAAAGCACTCTGAGACGTCAGAGAACTTAGAGTACTGAGAAGTTGCagcaaaacaccaccacatatttatatttacctctttttctttatgcATATCAATCAGCTTCTGGTAGCCCACTGGCTCCTCTGTGGAATATGAGAAAGGACTCTCAGAAGCCCAAACAATTTCCTTTTCGAGACTAAAAGATCCTTCCAGGACATATGCCTAGGATATAATTTAGCATGTAGGAATCTGTGCTGAAATGGAAGTAGTTTACTGTGTAGAGCTCATACAGTAAATAGGATTGATTTGGGAATATGTAGGCACATGAGAACGGTTGCACAGTAAATTCTAATAAACAAAGAACTGAAGGCTCTCCCACTCTTGCAGGTACCCAGGCACTAAGACACTTGCAGTAGGGAAGTACATTATCCTAAATATCTTCTCCTGGCATGGCTCAATTCAcaacttgctttaaaataaatcagtgtcCTAAGTACTTGTCCTCTCACACAAGCctttattgctttaaaataacaaaaatatctctCAACTCctgatttttactttgaaatgttGTGTGgcattcttcttttaaagactATAAGGGATGTGCTGTGATCTGCTGGAAGAAAATCTTGAAGAAAATTACACGAGTGAAGAAGTGCACATATgttcataaatatgtatatatgtattattttgctTGCACACACCTAAACATACACCCAATCTCCAACCAGCTGCAAAGaagtccattaaaaaaaaaaatcacttcaggtTGACATGTGTGAGCATTTTCAGTCCCCGAAATGTTTTTTCAGacataagaaaatacaaagagaaagtTATGGTGGAAGACTTAACCCAAATGTTAAGGTTATACTAACCAAACCCAAAGAAAATAGTTTGCTAGCAAACTGTGGTCACTTATGATGTGAAAATAGAATTCATTTACCAATGCCAACAGGATTACTATCAGAAATAGTTAAggattgaaaaaaagaaaatgtatttatccaACTTAAATTGCAGATGAACCTTTAAGCATAGTCACTAATTAACAGCATTGGAAATCAAACATAATTCTGTCCTTTTCATCCAGTGTTTGAGGATGAAAGAAAGGTACGGGAATACCATGACCCAAACCAGTCACAACAACAGGTTTATATTTCATTTGAATGACAGAACCAGCAGTAAACAGTGTCCTTCTTCCTCAAATGTTGTTTTCCTCACAGAGCTTCCATCAGAGTGTTCCAGGCCCGACCCTGTCTACCTTGAGACTTGAAATCACTAGAGATGCATATTACAAATATGAATGAGATCTATGTGGAAATTGTGTTACATATAGTCAGATTAAAGAAACCCTTTGTGTGCCTCCCCCgttttaatacaaattaataGTTATCGTGGATCATCCagcaaatgaacaaaataatcTATTAGTAAAAATTCACAGCACTTTGCCTAAATTTCTCCTGgcaaattttatatatataaacacgcaaatgtatttaaaaatatatatataatattacattatatatacacacacagagatatatTTTAAGCGGGTCATCCCGCTACCTATGGAGGACATCCAAAGCAGTTTGTGTAAAGAAAGGTAATGGACGCAGGTTGTTATTTCGAACGATTGTCTGAAATTTATCAAAAATAGGCATAAACACGAATCCTACCAGACTCTCCTGCACCCGAACTTCTCAAACATTAACGCgagcttgtttttattttttcctcgCTAGCTCCTCTTCTGCTTGAACGAGAAAGGAGAGCAGGTCCCGGCTCGACAAAGAAGACCGCTCCACCCAGGGCGGGCATGCAGGCTGCGGCTGAGGCGCGGATCCAGGGACATCTACGGCGGCAGGAGGAACGGCAAGCGGTCACGGCCGTCACCCAGCGCCCGCGGGGACCGCGctcggcgggggcggcggggacaaccccaccctgcagcccccgggTTTCTCCCTTCTCATAACaaagcgccgccgccgccgccggctgggctgggctcccctcccctcctccccgccgcgCTGGGCGGCCGGGCCTGCCTCCCTCACCTCCTCGCCGGCAGGTCGCCGGCACTCCTCCAGCTCCCCGCAAACCCCGCGCTGGATTTCGGCCTCTCCAGAGGGAAGACAGCGCGTCACTGGCCTCTACCCACAGGAGGGCCGGGCGGCGAGGCCCGCGGTGCCGCGGGGAGGAACCGTCCCGGGGGACCCTGAGCCTTCAGGTGCAGCGGCGctgcgggggaggggggggggttggggtggggggggggggggagggggaggtgggggcgggggcggggtgtgtgtgtgtgtgtgtgttgggggggaACGACGTGCAAACACCGAACGGCCGCCAGGAAGGGGGCGGGCAGCCCCGCCCGCACCTGACGCGGGCCCCGCGGGCGGAGCTCCCGGCCGCACGTCGCTAGCGCAGCACCCCGCGCCCCCGGTGAGGAGCggggtgggtgggggtcccTGACCCCGCTCGCTCGTGCGTCCCGGTGCAGCGGCAGGAGACGCCAGCTCGGGCTTTACCTCCGGCAGCGCCCGGCGGAGCGACGCGCGTGTCCGCCAGCGCCCCCAGCGGTGGCTGGGGGAGGCGGGCCGGGGGTGCCGCGTTGTTCCTGCGCCGCGCCCCGTCCTCTCCCGCCGCGCGGAGCTCTGGGTCCTCGCTAACCACCCGTCCCGTCCCCCGGGTCGGTGGGGCTCCCGCGCCCCTTCCGCGCCTAGCGTGACGCAGTTCCTGCCCGCCCGCTGCGCCCCGGGCCCCGGCTGGGAGCGAAAGGGCGGGGGCGTGCGCGCGTTGGCTCTCCCCTCCGCGGTTGCcggagggggagcggggagccGCCGCAGCGGCGGTTCGTGCGGCGGAGGGCCACCCTGCAAGTGGGTCGGTGGGAAGGAACCGGTGCGGCAGCGGGGAGTGCCGGTGGCCGCTGGGTGCCGGCTCCCTCGGCTCCTCCGGGTGCTGCCCGCTCCCAGCGCTGGGGTAAGCTGGGTGCAGCGGTGGCGCGGCGGTTCCCCCGGCTCCGTGCGGGAGCAGGTGTCCGTCCCCTCCCCGGCAGAGCTGGAAGTGTCGGCAAGGCCACTTCCCCGCGTGGTGCTGGGTCAGCTCGGCGGGCGGCCCAGGGGCCCCGGCTCGCTTTCTCGGCGCCTCTGTTCGCCTGCGGTTTGGCGCTtcggcccccgcccgccgcggtcCCGAGTGGGAGCGGCCTTTTCTCCACAAAACCCCGTCGAGGTCTTGTTACAAAGGCGTACttggggctctgcctgcctggctgTTGCCGCTATGTGTCATCTGTCCCAGCCCATGCGCGCATTTCAGTCCCAGGAAAGAAGTGGGGAGCCCGAAATAGTTCGGATTAGTTTTGTTTCGGGGTGTGCGTAATCTTCTGGTGGCTTTGTGTTTCCTGAGGGAAGCTCTTAGAGAagaattgtttctttctgtgctgtgcttttGTTCTCGAGTTAAAAATGTGATCACTAGCCTGGAGGTTTAAAGGTTGAATGTAACTGAAGGTGAGGCACGAATTAAAATTGGAATATGCATGAACCTTAAATAGGTGGAACAAGAATATGAATGATTTTGTGAAGCTGAAACAATAGTTTGCAATCTTTTTTCAATTTGCCTAGTTTCCTTATCTAAAGATCGAATATGGACCCTGAAGCTGAGataaagaagcaaataaatCCTTTCTACTGCAATGTAAGTATTCCTTACTGAAAGTTGTAActtatacaaaataattttgctagAGCAAAGTTGGACTAAACCAAGTGTGaacgtttttttttcttttctcttgagcAAAATTGATAAATAGCACCGGAGTTGAACTTACTTTGCTGTATTTGTCATGTTTGACTTGGATGTGTGGCAGGAACCaacttattaaaattaataattttattaatattatatttcTAAATAATGGTATTCTTTTGAAGTGGAAGATTAAACTGCAGCtcctgttcagaaaaaaaaaaaatcctgatgtaTCTGGTTCTCAGGTttattgctgttgtgtttttagaggaggagaaaatatttggaCTGCCTTTGTTCATTCACATGAATTTAAACCTAATCTGCTCCTGTTCTGAACTGGCCCAGGCATAAACGAGCTGTGACTGGAAAACTTTGTATGCATGTGAGTGAGGCAGGCCCCAAACTGTTCAGAGTAAGTGTGTTAGACTGGATGCAGCACTCAGGAGAACTGGCTCATCTTAGACAAGTGTGCTGGCTTGTTACAGTTATGCCATGCTTCTGGTTCAGGGTTGGTTACTAGTGTATGTGGAAGATCTCGGATCTCTCTTCACTTATCCACACAAAAATATGCTATGAGATAGCTGCAGTGTTCTGGAGACATCTGAAATTTTTATGTGATGTAGAGATTCCTTTTATTCCACTGTATTTTGGTGGTCTGGGAGCCTCATAAGGAAAAGTTCTAGAAGCTGCTTTACTTTGTCTTTGTAGGAATAGTACTTTTGTAGAACTTACCTATACTGCCATTTCGATAGcagagttgttttgttttgatatcagtggtatttttttctgctgatttgtGTGCAATGCTAGAAATACTTCTCTTTATCCTAGATTTGTAAAATCTGGTGTGCTTCTGCATTAAACCTGCAGACTCACTTCCTTGGATTCAAACACAAGACGGTAAGATCAGTTTTTGAACGCACCTTTTGTCAGATTTTACGGATTTATTTAGCAATAGAATATggatttgaaattatttttaatgtagttttaaaatgtgCAATTTCAGATACTTAGCTAGTTGTATTGCTTTACTATTTTGTTTACTGCAATAGAGTAGAACTTAGTTTTGTACATTAGTCCTGTCAGAAAACGTTGTTACAACTTTGTTTCTTATTCTGGATTAGTAAAGACAATACCTGAGAATACATGGCTgttaataaatgtaaaatggaattattttaatcatagacaatctaggaaaaaaaatgtgtgcctCCTTCAAGTTCCATGTACTTATCTATTCACCTGAGACAATCTGTGGTGTTGGTGTTAATCGGAGTTATTTTGTACAtaataaaatgtttgcattgttatttttttaatccgAAGTGtctgtgtttcttcctttttggtTGATGACTTGGTAACTTAGGTTGAAGAAGCACTGAAAGCTCATGGCATTGGTAAGtgcaagatttttttacttcctaCACTGTTCTATACATGCACCTTTCTCCCCACCCCAATCTAGGTGTTTATGAAACGAACAAGAAAAAGACTTTCTCAAGACCTGTGCTTTAAGACCTGTCTTGTGTTCCTTAATGACATAACTATCTAATCCTACAGAAATCAATTAATAATATGAGCAAGAGGTGTGcaaagtttattaaaaagcaCTAGCTACAATACTACGAGTCACCTACATTTAAGTTTTGAGAAACCTTAAAGAATTCAAGACCTTAGAGACCTTCAAGatttaacatatattttaaaaaaactatgCTTCTTAAAGCATgtagaaatacttttttctgtatatactttatatttgttttttaaaagagcttattaaaaataccttaattacCTGAAGCAAAGTACTTTTAACAGGTTTAATATATCATTAAACCTTCCCCAGGTCTTTATGAACTGGTCTAGTTCAAGCAGGAATGAAGGTCTAACAATGTTCATAATTGTTTTCCTACTTCCGTTTCATGATGCACCAAAATGTATTTACAGGTTTCTGCA of the Nyctibius grandis isolate bNycGra1 chromosome 3, bNycGra1.pri, whole genome shotgun sequence genome contains:
- the MSANTD3 gene encoding myb/SANT-like DNA-binding domain-containing protein 3 isoform X3, producing the protein MQNEIIKPAKYFSEVEKSVLLALVEKYKYVLECKKSDARTIALKQRTWQALAHEYNSQPSVSLRDFKQLKKCWENIKARTKKIMAHERREKVKRSISPLINTHIIGKEKIASIMPEQMYFLQSPPEEDSEYQPDASSQESFIVSNRELCDEEKELVHFPVCEEDVKMKEGAKGPL
- the MSANTD3 gene encoding myb/SANT-like DNA-binding domain-containing protein 3 isoform X2 — encoded protein: MQNEIIKPAKYFSEVEKSVLLALVEKYKYVLECKKSDARTIALKQRTWQALAHEYNSQPSVSLRDFKQLKKCWENIKARTKKIMAHERREKSPPEEDSEYQPDASSQESFIVSNRELCDEEKELVHFPVCEGTSQPEPSCSDVRIAADKNYRSKASQESALKKMHEEEHHQQMSILQLQLIQMNEVHVAKIQQIERECEMAEEEHRIKMEVLNKKKMYWERKLQTITKEWPVSSFNRPFPNSP
- the MSANTD3 gene encoding myb/SANT-like DNA-binding domain-containing protein 3 isoform X1, producing the protein MQNEIIKPAKYFSEVEKSVLLALVEKYKYVLECKKSDARTIALKQRTWQALAHEYNSQPSVSLRDFKQLKKCWENIKARTKKIMAHERREKVKRSISPLINTHIIGKEKIASIMPEQMYFLQSPPEEDSEYQPDASSQESFIVSNRELCDEEKELVHFPVCEGTSQPEPSCSDVRIAADKNYRSKASQESALKKMHEEEHHQQMSILQLQLIQMNEVHVAKIQQIERECEMAEEEHRIKMEVLNKKKMYWERKLQTITKEWPVSSFNRPFPNSP